The window GCACCACTCTGCCCGCCGTCTGCCGCCGCGACGACGACTGACCCCGGCTCGTCGTCCGCGACGGCACTCGCCCGCTCGAACGCCCGTCGTTCGAGCGCCGTCGGGTCGACTCCCGTCAGAACTGTGACTGTCACACCGCCCGTATCGTGAGAGGGCCACATAGATGTACGCCTCGCGGTGCGGTGGGATCGGTGTGCCGGCCGGTCACACCCACCCGGCCCGCCGGCACCACACTGTTCGCCGTGTTCGCGTCCACTGTCTCCGTGTTCGCCGTCTCCCCGCTCCCCGTCACCGTCTCCCGGAGTAGACTAGCGGGGACTCGGCCGTCGCTGGTGGGTCCGCTCTCGAGGGTCGGACCCCGTTCGCGAGTGCCGGCGTCACAGCGGACGAGCGTCGGTGTGCTCCCGCGGGCGTGCCGCCGTCGATTCGGAGCTTTCACACTGTCGCCGTCCGTACGTCGGTCGTGTCCACGATCACTACGGGCCGCACACTCGACGGCGACGGCGACCCGATTCCCGGGACGGGGTTCGAGGTGGAGCCGGGCTCCTGGCTGGCCGACCGGATCCGCGAGCGGGTCGGCCCGATCCAGTCACACCCGACACGATCGGTCTGGGGCGTGCCGGTCGCGGCCGACGGCGACACCGTCCGAACCGTCTCCGTCGTCGGCGGGGGGTACGGCGGGCCGCCGCCACACTACCACACGCAGAGCCGCGAGCGCTTCTCCGTCGAACGCGGCGAACTCACGCTCGAACTGGACGGTCGGGACCGGGTCGTCACCGCCGGCGAGACGGAGACCGTCGCCACCGGCGTCGAACACTCCTTCCGTGCCGACACGGACGACCGCGTGCTCGTCGTCACGGAGATCGACACCCCCGGGCGGCTCCGAGACGTGTTGCCGACGCTCGGCGGGCTGGCCCACGACGACGACCGCGACCCGGAGCACCCGCTCCAACAGGCCGTGATCGCCGACCGACTCGCCGACAACACGGTGTTCACCGCCGCAGACGGTGGAGTCACCGGCCTCGCTACCGACCTGCTCGCGCCGCTGGGGCGCGCGGCGGGCTACCGCGCCGCCTACGCCGAGTACCGGACGCCGGCGTTCTGGCGGGCACACGTCGAACAGCCGTCGATCTGAGGGGGTGTGCGCGTGTCACGACAGTGTCTCATACCGTCTGGATCGACAGTTCCTCCAACCGGTAGACAGACTCCACCCGCGCAGCCGTGTGCCAGTCGATCGTCGACCGGCCGGCGAACCCAACGGACGGTGTGACCTGGAGTCGGTACACCCGACCGGCGATGGCGTCGAACTCGGTCGTGATCCGTGTCGGGTCGAACGGATCCCCGAGGAATCCTCCCTCTGTCGGGTCACGTGGCTCTAGATCGATTGCCCAGTCGATCAGAACACGAGCGATCAGTCCGCCGACTAAGCCGAGGTAAGGTGCGACGAGGCGGTACGCCAGAAACTCTAACAACTGTTCGGCCACACTCGCCCCGGGCCCGCCGGTGCGGTGCTGGAGGTCCGGGTGTGTCTCGTGTGCCACCGCGCGGTCGCCGTCGAAGACCGCCAGGTTCGTCTCCGAACACAGGGCGTAGTCGCGGCCGTCCGTCGCTCTCGGAGCGTACTCGTAGCCGCCGTTGCCCCAGTAGGCCGCCGACAGTCGGTACGTCCCCGTCTCCGGCGCCCGCCAGTACGTCCGGAACGCACTCGCCGCGTTCATGCCCAGACGACCGTCGCCGACGAGCGCGCCGTCCACCTCCAGGTGGGTCCTCGAGTTGGAGTCGAACGTCGCGCGGTTCGCCAACTCGTGTACCTCGTCGTCGCCCGTGATCCCACTCGACTGTGGCTCTGCCGGGAGTCCCGCCGTCTCCTGAATCGGGAGCCCGCCCGTCCTCGTGAGCGGGTCGTACCGACGCGGTGTCGCCGTCGGCGTGGGTGTCGGACTTGTGGTCGGCATCCAGGTGTTTGTCACCGTCAACGCACATGGGTCGGTGTGGTGGCTCGCCGATGTATCGTCGGTGTCTCCGCCCCGGGAACGTCGTCGCTGGCACAACCCGCTAACCCGCTCATGGCTGCGAGCGGCAACAGACTCGGGAGTAGACGCCGTTCGGCCGGAGTCGTATTGTCTGCGTTGTGTTGAGTTATAGTTGTGATTTTATATAAAAGTTACGCGGCCAAATCCCGTTACTGGACTGTCTCCGTATCAGACTCCATTTAGGTCAGACACTCTTCTCGCCGTTCGACAGGTAACTCAACAGGGTATCTCGGGATTCACGACTGTACACACCTCCAACGAATTTGTCGTAGTCCTTACGAAGAACTTTCTCGGATTCCCTGACTTTCCCCCGCCAAGACTCACCGTCAGCCGAACTAATCCCTGGGTACTGTTGTATGAGCATGTTAAGGAGTATGACAGGATCTGTCGGGGGAAACGGGATTCGTGGCTTGTCGAGAGGACTATCGCAGTAGTGGTACTCCTCTTCGGTGTAATTGATACTTGTCCGCGGCGTCTCCCCACCGACTTGGAGATGTGCCATCGGCTTCGGCTCGTCATCATTCTTACCTACATCGATGTCGAAGTGAAGTCGCCTTGCTACTCGCCAACGTCGGTCCGTACCGTTCCAGCAACAGGGGCACGCCTCGTCGTCGGTGCTTGAGGCGGACCTCCGCTCTGTCCTCTCCTGGCTAAGAAGACAAAGGCTGAAACTGTACTGCTCAAATTCACCGTCGGCAACCCTGACCTCGCCAGAAATC of the Halobaculum sp. MBLA0143 genome contains:
- a CDS encoding cupin domain-containing protein, translating into MSTITTGRTLDGDGDPIPGTGFEVEPGSWLADRIRERVGPIQSHPTRSVWGVPVAADGDTVRTVSVVGGGYGGPPPHYHTQSRERFSVERGELTLELDGRDRVVTAGETETVATGVEHSFRADTDDRVLVVTEIDTPGRLRDVLPTLGGLAHDDDRDPEHPLQQAVIADRLADNTVFTAADGGVTGLATDLLAPLGRAAGYRAAYAEYRTPAFWRAHVEQPSI